In a single window of the Anguilla rostrata isolate EN2019 chromosome 6, ASM1855537v3, whole genome shotgun sequence genome:
- the LOC135258214 gene encoding choline-phosphate cytidylyltransferase A-like isoform X1, which translates to MALLKAGAGYRGTTQDTESFTTGDPEMESHSSHRQVSKKRRREGSNAEAEEVERPGKVPRCTVGVKDPAPFADQLVTPATPYLRVSMEEARKGTPLERPVRVYADGIFDVFHSGHARALMQAKRLFPNTHLIVGVCSDDLTHKFKGFTVMNEDERYDAVSHCRYVDEVVRDAPWTLSPEFLAKHRIDFVAHDDIPYSSAGSDDVYKHIKDAGMFAPTQRTEGISTSDIITRIVRDYDLYVRRNLQRGYTAKELNVSFINEKKYHLQERVDKVKRKVKDVEELSKEFVQKVEEKSIDLIQKWEEKSREFIGNFLQMFGPEGALKHMLKEGRGRMLQAISPRQSPNSSPTRERSPSPTFRLPFFARSPPSSPPHHGQGYPISEDDEDGED; encoded by the exons ATGGCACTACTTAAGGCCGGGGCAGGGTATCGCGGAACTACTCAGGACACCGAGAGCTTCACAACAGGAGACCCGG AAATGGAGTCTCACAGCTCGCATCGGCAGGTCTCCAAGAAGAGGCGAAGGGAGGGATCTAATGCCGAGGCGGAGGAAGTCGAGCGGCCGGGGAAGGTTCCGCGCTGCACCGTG GGGGTGAAAGATCCGGCGCCGTTCGCGGACCAGCTTGTGACGCCGGCCACGCCCTACCTGCGCGTCAGCATGGAGGAGGCCCGTAAGGGAACCCCAC tggaACGGCCCGTTCGGGTGTATGCAGACGGGATCTTTGACGTCTTCCACTCGGGACACGCCCGCGCACTCATGCAGGCCAAGCGCCTCTTCCCAAACACGCATCTCATAGTGGGCG ttTGCAGTGATGATCTGACGCACAAGTTCAAGGGCTTCACGGTCATGAACGAGGACGAGCGCTACGACGCGGTCAGCCACTGCCGCTACGTCGACGAGGTCGTCCGCGACGCCCCCTGGACGCTCTCTCCCGAGTTCCTGGCCAAACAccgg ATCGACTTTGTCGCTCACGACGATATCCCATACTCCTCTGCGGGGAGTGACGACGTCTATAAGCACATCAAGGACGCGG gcATGTTTGCCCCCACCCAGCGGACAGAGGGCATCTCCAcctctgacatcatcactcGCATCGTCCGCGACTACGACTTGTACGTGCGTCGCAACCTGCAGCGAGGGTACACTGCCAAAGAGCTCAACGTTAGCTTCATCAAC GAGAAGAAGTACCACCTGCAGGAGCGCGTGGATAAGGTGAAGCGGAAAGTCAAGGACGTGGAGGAGCTCTCCAAGGAGTTCGTGCagaaggtggaggagaagaGCATCGACCTCATCCAGAAGTGGGAGGAGAAGTCGCGCGAGTTCATCGGCAACTTCCTGCAGATGTTCGGCCCGGAGGGGGCGCTG aaacacatgctgaaagaggggaggggccggATGCTCCAAGCCATCAGTCCCAGGCAGAGCCCCAACAGCAGCCCAACCCGGGAGCGCTCCCCGTCCCCCACCTTCCGCCTCCCGTTCTTCGCCCGgtcccccccgtcctcccccccgCACCACGGCCAGGGGTACCCCATCAGCGAGGACGACGAGGACGGAGAGGACTAG
- the LOC135258214 gene encoding choline-phosphate cytidylyltransferase A-like isoform X2, which yields MESHSSHRQVSKKRRREGSNAEAEEVERPGKVPRCTVGVKDPAPFADQLVTPATPYLRVSMEEARKGTPLERPVRVYADGIFDVFHSGHARALMQAKRLFPNTHLIVGVCSDDLTHKFKGFTVMNEDERYDAVSHCRYVDEVVRDAPWTLSPEFLAKHRIDFVAHDDIPYSSAGSDDVYKHIKDAGMFAPTQRTEGISTSDIITRIVRDYDLYVRRNLQRGYTAKELNVSFINEKKYHLQERVDKVKRKVKDVEELSKEFVQKVEEKSIDLIQKWEEKSREFIGNFLQMFGPEGALKHMLKEGRGRMLQAISPRQSPNSSPTRERSPSPTFRLPFFARSPPSSPPHHGQGYPISEDDEDGED from the exons ATGGAGTCTCACAGCTCGCATCGGCAGGTCTCCAAGAAGAGGCGAAGGGAGGGATCTAATGCCGAGGCGGAGGAAGTCGAGCGGCCGGGGAAGGTTCCGCGCTGCACCGTG GGGGTGAAAGATCCGGCGCCGTTCGCGGACCAGCTTGTGACGCCGGCCACGCCCTACCTGCGCGTCAGCATGGAGGAGGCCCGTAAGGGAACCCCAC tggaACGGCCCGTTCGGGTGTATGCAGACGGGATCTTTGACGTCTTCCACTCGGGACACGCCCGCGCACTCATGCAGGCCAAGCGCCTCTTCCCAAACACGCATCTCATAGTGGGCG ttTGCAGTGATGATCTGACGCACAAGTTCAAGGGCTTCACGGTCATGAACGAGGACGAGCGCTACGACGCGGTCAGCCACTGCCGCTACGTCGACGAGGTCGTCCGCGACGCCCCCTGGACGCTCTCTCCCGAGTTCCTGGCCAAACAccgg ATCGACTTTGTCGCTCACGACGATATCCCATACTCCTCTGCGGGGAGTGACGACGTCTATAAGCACATCAAGGACGCGG gcATGTTTGCCCCCACCCAGCGGACAGAGGGCATCTCCAcctctgacatcatcactcGCATCGTCCGCGACTACGACTTGTACGTGCGTCGCAACCTGCAGCGAGGGTACACTGCCAAAGAGCTCAACGTTAGCTTCATCAAC GAGAAGAAGTACCACCTGCAGGAGCGCGTGGATAAGGTGAAGCGGAAAGTCAAGGACGTGGAGGAGCTCTCCAAGGAGTTCGTGCagaaggtggaggagaagaGCATCGACCTCATCCAGAAGTGGGAGGAGAAGTCGCGCGAGTTCATCGGCAACTTCCTGCAGATGTTCGGCCCGGAGGGGGCGCTG aaacacatgctgaaagaggggaggggccggATGCTCCAAGCCATCAGTCCCAGGCAGAGCCCCAACAGCAGCCCAACCCGGGAGCGCTCCCCGTCCCCCACCTTCCGCCTCCCGTTCTTCGCCCGgtcccccccgtcctcccccccgCACCACGGCCAGGGGTACCCCATCAGCGAGGACGACGAGGACGGAGAGGACTAG
- the LOC135258218 gene encoding AP-2 complex subunit mu-A-like, protein MIGGLFIYNHKGEVLISRVYRDDIGRNAVDAFRVNVIHARQQVRSPVTNIARTSFFHVKRSNIWLAAVTKQNVNAAMVFEFLYKMCDVMAAYFGKISEENIKNNFVLIYELLDEILDFGYPQNSETGALKTFITQQGIKSQHQTKEEQSQITSQVTGQIGWRREGIKYRRNELFLDVLESVNLLMSPQGQVLSAHVSGRVVMKSYLSGMPECKFGMNDKIVIDKQGKGGAVDEAGKSDLGGSSGKQSIAIDDCTFHQCVRLSKFDSERSISFIPPDGEYELMRYRTTKDIILPFRVIPLVREVGRTKLEVKVVIKSNFKPSLLAQKIEVRIPTPLNTSGVQVICMKGKAKYKASENAIVWKIKRMAGMKESQISAEIELLPTNDKKKWARPPISMNFEVPFAPSGLKVRYLKVFEPKLNYSDHDVIKWVRYIGRSGIYETRC, encoded by the exons ATGATCGGAGGACTGTTTATCTACAACCACAAGGGGGAGGTGCTGATCTCCCGGGTGTACCGCGATGACATAGG gcGCAACGCGGTGGACGCGTTCCGCGTGAACGTGATCCACGCCCGGCAGCAGGTGCGCTCGCCCGTCACCAACATCGCCCGCACCAGCTTCTTCCACGTCAAGCGCTCCAACATCTGGCTGGCGGCCGTCACCAAGCAGAACGTCAACGCCGCCATGGTCTTCGAGTTCCTCTACAAGATGTGCGACGTGATGGCGGCCTACTTCGGCAAGATCAGCGAGGAGAACATCAAGAACAACTTTGTGCTCATCTACGAGCTGCTGGACG AGATCCTGGACTTTGGGTACCCCCAGAACTCCGAGACGGGGGCTCTGAAGACCTTCATCACCCAGCAGGGCATCAAGAGccag CACCAG ACGAAGGAGGAGCAGTCGCAGATCACCAGTCAGGTGACCGGGCAGATCGGCTGGCGCCGCGAGGGCATCAAGTACCGGCGGAACGAGCTCTTCCTGGACGTGCTGGAAAGCGTCAACCTGCTCATGTCCCCGCAAG gGCAGGTGCTGAGCGCCCACGTCTCTGGCCGGGTGGTGATGAAGAGCTACCTGAGCGGGATGCCCGAGTGCAAGTTCGGCATGAACGACAAGATCGTCATCGACAAGCAGGGGAAGGGCGGAGCTGTGGACGAGGCGGGGAAGAG TGATTTGGGGGGAAG CAGTGGGAAGCAGTCCATAGCAATCGACGACTGCACCTTCCACCAGTGCGTGCGCCTCAGCAAGTTCGACTCTGAGCGAAGCATCAGCTTCATCCCCCCCGACGGGGAGTACGAGCTCATGAG ATACCGCACCACTAAGGACATCATCCTGCCCTTCCGGGTCATTCCGCTGGTGAGGGAGGTCGGCCGCACCAAGCTGGAGGTCAAAGTGGTCATCAAGTCCAACTTCAAGCCGTCACTGCTGGCACAGAAGATCGAG gtgCGTATCCCAACGCCCCTCAACACCAGTGGTGTGCAGGTGATCTGTATGAAGGGCAAAGCGAAGTACAAGGCCAGCGAGAACGCCATCGTGTGGAA GATTAAGCGGATGGCCGGGATGAAGGAGTCCCAGATCAGCGCCGAGATCGAGCTGCTCCCCACCAACGACAAGAAGAAGTGGGCGCGCCCCCCCATCTCTATGAACTTTGAG GTGCCCTTTGCTCCCTCGGGCCTCAAGGTGCGCTACCTGAAGGTCTTCGAGCCCAAGCTGAACTACAGCGACCACGACGTCATCAAGTGGGTGCGCTACATCGGGCGGAGCGGCATCTACGAGACGCGCTGCTAA
- the LOC135258213 gene encoding segment polarity protein dishevelled homolog DVL-3-like isoform X2 — translation MGETKIIYHLDDQETPYLVKLPIAADRVTLADFKNVLNKPNYKFFFKSMDDDFGVVKEEISDDNAKLPCFNGRVVSWLVSADGSHSDGGSVCADSQVDLPPPLERTGGIGDSRPPSFHANAAGSQDNLDTETETESVVSPRRERERERDRERERDRERERPRRKDPHEHGGRMNGHSRPERRPEVGGYESASTAMSSELESTSFFDSEDDESTSRFSSSTEQSSSSRLRRRHRRRRRKPKAARMDRSSSFSSITDSTMSLNIITVTLNMEKYNFLGISIVGQSNERGDGGIYIGSIMKGGAVAADGRIEPGDMLLQVNDINFENMTNDDAVRVLREIVHKPGPITLTVAKCWDPNPRGCFTLPRSEPIRPIDPAAWVSHTAAMTGAYPVYGMSPSMSTITSTSSSITSSIPETERFDDFHLSIHSDMATVAKAMASPESGLEVRDRMWLKITIPNAFIGSDVVDWLFHHLEGFTDRREARKYASNLLKAGFIRHTVNKITFSEQCYYTFGDLCGNMANLSLHDHDGSSGASDQDTLAPLPHPGVAPWPLAFPYQYPIPHPYNPSPQPQPEPPHGYTAGGGSAGSQHSEGSRSSGSNRSAGGKKEAKAGPAGGGESKSGGSGSESEQRREKTPSERSVAPPSERSVHSSHGLTYGPPGLPPQPQPGLPPAQAPPGSPPGRDLAAVPPELTASRQSFRMAMGNPSEFFVDVM, via the exons ggtggtGAAGGAGGAGATTTCGGATGACAATGCCAAACTGCCATGTTTCAACGGAAGGGTGGTGTCCTGG ctGGTGTCAGCGGATGGCTCCCACTCAGACgggggctctgtgtgtgcagacagCCAGGtggacctgcccccccccttggAGAGGACCGGAGGCATCGGAGACTCCAGACCCCCTTCCTTCCA CGCGAATGCTGCCGGCAGTCAGGACAACCTGGACacggagacggagacggagTCGGTGGTGTCGCctcggagggagagggagagggagagggaccgggagagagagagggacagggagagagagaggccgcgCAGGAAGGACCCGCACGAACACG gcgggAGGATGAACGGTCACTCGCGGCCGGAGCGGCGGCCGGAGGTGGGCGGGTACGAGAGCGCGTCCACGGCGATGAGCAGCGAGCTGGAGTCCACCAGCTTCTTCGACTCGGAGGACGACGAGTCCACCAGCCG GTTCAGCAGCTCCACGGAGCAGAGCAGCTCCTCGCGCCTGAGGCGGCGACATCGCCGTCGCCGACGGAAACCCAAAGCGGCGCGCATGGACAGG TCCTCCTCGTTCAGCAGCATAACAGACTCCACCATGTCACTGAACATCATCACTGTCACTTTAAACATGG agAAGTATAACTTCCTGGGCATCAGCATCGTGGGCCAGAGTAATGAGAGGGGCGACGGGGGCATCTACATCGGCTCCATCATGAAGGGCGGGGCCGTGGCGGCCGATGGGCGGATCGAGCCGGGAGACATGCTgctgcag GTGAACGACATCAACTTTGAGAACATGACCAACGACGATGCAGTGCGAGTCTTGAGAGAGATCGTACACAAGCCAGG TCCCATCACCCTGACGGTGGCGAAGTGCTGGGACCCCAACCCTCGCGGCTGTTTCACTTTGCCACGGA gtgagcCGATCCGGCCCATAGACCCTGCTGCGTGGGTGTCCCACACCGCGGCCATGACGGGGGCGTACCCGGTGTACGGTATGAGCCCGTCCATGAGCACCATCacctccaccagctcctccatCACCAGCTCCATCCCTGAGACCGAGC GGTTCGACGACTTCCACCTGTCCATCCACAGTGACATGGCAACCGTTGCCAAAGCGATGGCTTCCCCAGAGTCAGGTCTGGAGGTGCGAGACCGGATGTGGCTAAAGATCACCATTCCCAACGCCTTCATag GCTCGGACGTGGTGGACTGGCTCTTCCACCACCTGGAGGGCTTCACGGACCGGCGCGAGGCGCGGAAGTACGCCAGCAACCTGCTGAAGGCCGGCTTCATCCGCCACACCGTCAACAAGATCACCTTCTCCGAGCAGTGCTACTACACCTTCGGGGACCTGTGTGGCA acaTGGCTAACCTCTCGTTGCACGACCATGATGGCTCCAGTGGAGCCTCAGACCAGGACACCCtggcccccctgccccacccaggCGTGGCCCCCTGGCCCCTGGCTTTCCCCTACCAGtaccccatcccccacccctaCAACCCCAGCCCACAGCCCCAGCCTGAGCCCCCCCATGGCTACACCgcagggggggggagcgccGGCAGCCAGCACAGCGAAG GGAGCCGCAGCAGTGGCTCGAACCGCAGCGCGGGGGGTAAGAAGGAGGCGAAGGCCGGCCCTGCCGGGGGGGGCGAGTCCAAGTCGGGGGGCAGCGGGAGCGAGTCGGAGCAGCGGCGGGAGAAGACGCCCAGCGAGCGCTCGGTGGCGCCCCCTAGCGAGCGCAGCGTCCACAGCAGCCACGGCCTGACGTACGGCCCGCCCGgcctgcccccccagccccagcccggCCTGCCCCCGGCCCAGgccccccccggctcccccccGGGCCGCGACCTGGCCGCCGTGCCGCCCGAGCTCACCGCCTCCCGCCAGTCCTTCCGCATGGCCATGGGAAACCCCAGCGAGTTCTTCGTGGACGTCATGTGA
- the LOC135258213 gene encoding segment polarity protein dishevelled homolog DVL-3-like isoform X1: protein MGETKIIYHLDDQETPYLVKLPIAADRVTLADFKNVLNKPNYKFFFKSMDDDFGVVKEEISDDNAKLPCFNGRVVSWLVSADGSHSDGGSVCADSQVDLPPPLERTGGIGDSRPPSFHANAAGSQDNLDTETETESVVSPRRERERERDRERERDRERERPRRKDPHEHGGRMNGHSRPERRPEVGGYESASTAMSSELESTSFFDSEDDESTSRFSSSTEQSSSSRLRRRHRRRRRKPKAARMDRSSSFSSITDSTMSLNIITVTLNMEKYNFLGISIVGQSNERGDGGIYIGSIMKGGAVAADGRIEPGDMLLQVNDINFENMTNDDAVRVLREIVHKPGPITLTVAKCWDPNPRGCFTLPRKLNYMPYCPTQTGEPIRPIDPAAWVSHTAAMTGAYPVYGMSPSMSTITSTSSSITSSIPETERFDDFHLSIHSDMATVAKAMASPESGLEVRDRMWLKITIPNAFIGSDVVDWLFHHLEGFTDRREARKYASNLLKAGFIRHTVNKITFSEQCYYTFGDLCGNMANLSLHDHDGSSGASDQDTLAPLPHPGVAPWPLAFPYQYPIPHPYNPSPQPQPEPPHGYTAGGGSAGSQHSEGSRSSGSNRSAGGKKEAKAGPAGGGESKSGGSGSESEQRREKTPSERSVAPPSERSVHSSHGLTYGPPGLPPQPQPGLPPAQAPPGSPPGRDLAAVPPELTASRQSFRMAMGNPSEFFVDVM from the exons ggtggtGAAGGAGGAGATTTCGGATGACAATGCCAAACTGCCATGTTTCAACGGAAGGGTGGTGTCCTGG ctGGTGTCAGCGGATGGCTCCCACTCAGACgggggctctgtgtgtgcagacagCCAGGtggacctgcccccccccttggAGAGGACCGGAGGCATCGGAGACTCCAGACCCCCTTCCTTCCA CGCGAATGCTGCCGGCAGTCAGGACAACCTGGACacggagacggagacggagTCGGTGGTGTCGCctcggagggagagggagagggagagggaccgggagagagagagggacagggagagagagaggccgcgCAGGAAGGACCCGCACGAACACG gcgggAGGATGAACGGTCACTCGCGGCCGGAGCGGCGGCCGGAGGTGGGCGGGTACGAGAGCGCGTCCACGGCGATGAGCAGCGAGCTGGAGTCCACCAGCTTCTTCGACTCGGAGGACGACGAGTCCACCAGCCG GTTCAGCAGCTCCACGGAGCAGAGCAGCTCCTCGCGCCTGAGGCGGCGACATCGCCGTCGCCGACGGAAACCCAAAGCGGCGCGCATGGACAGG TCCTCCTCGTTCAGCAGCATAACAGACTCCACCATGTCACTGAACATCATCACTGTCACTTTAAACATGG agAAGTATAACTTCCTGGGCATCAGCATCGTGGGCCAGAGTAATGAGAGGGGCGACGGGGGCATCTACATCGGCTCCATCATGAAGGGCGGGGCCGTGGCGGCCGATGGGCGGATCGAGCCGGGAGACATGCTgctgcag GTGAACGACATCAACTTTGAGAACATGACCAACGACGATGCAGTGCGAGTCTTGAGAGAGATCGTACACAAGCCAGG TCCCATCACCCTGACGGTGGCGAAGTGCTGGGACCCCAACCCTCGCGGCTGTTTCACTTTGCCACGGA AGTTGAACTATATGCCGTACTGCCCCACTCAAACAG gtgagcCGATCCGGCCCATAGACCCTGCTGCGTGGGTGTCCCACACCGCGGCCATGACGGGGGCGTACCCGGTGTACGGTATGAGCCCGTCCATGAGCACCATCacctccaccagctcctccatCACCAGCTCCATCCCTGAGACCGAGC GGTTCGACGACTTCCACCTGTCCATCCACAGTGACATGGCAACCGTTGCCAAAGCGATGGCTTCCCCAGAGTCAGGTCTGGAGGTGCGAGACCGGATGTGGCTAAAGATCACCATTCCCAACGCCTTCATag GCTCGGACGTGGTGGACTGGCTCTTCCACCACCTGGAGGGCTTCACGGACCGGCGCGAGGCGCGGAAGTACGCCAGCAACCTGCTGAAGGCCGGCTTCATCCGCCACACCGTCAACAAGATCACCTTCTCCGAGCAGTGCTACTACACCTTCGGGGACCTGTGTGGCA acaTGGCTAACCTCTCGTTGCACGACCATGATGGCTCCAGTGGAGCCTCAGACCAGGACACCCtggcccccctgccccacccaggCGTGGCCCCCTGGCCCCTGGCTTTCCCCTACCAGtaccccatcccccacccctaCAACCCCAGCCCACAGCCCCAGCCTGAGCCCCCCCATGGCTACACCgcagggggggggagcgccGGCAGCCAGCACAGCGAAG GGAGCCGCAGCAGTGGCTCGAACCGCAGCGCGGGGGGTAAGAAGGAGGCGAAGGCCGGCCCTGCCGGGGGGGGCGAGTCCAAGTCGGGGGGCAGCGGGAGCGAGTCGGAGCAGCGGCGGGAGAAGACGCCCAGCGAGCGCTCGGTGGCGCCCCCTAGCGAGCGCAGCGTCCACAGCAGCCACGGCCTGACGTACGGCCCGCCCGgcctgcccccccagccccagcccggCCTGCCCCCGGCCCAGgccccccccggctcccccccGGGCCGCGACCTGGCCGCCGTGCCGCCCGAGCTCACCGCCTCCCGCCAGTCCTTCCGCATGGCCATGGGAAACCCCAGCGAGTTCTTCGTGGACGTCATGTGA